accccccctctagctacttttggtcctaacagtgaagttgctgcttcacctccagtcgacaagaaagcaagcaattggtagagtgctattgtattcatattgtattgcttttcttactgttcttgtactcttcgtttgctgttgcaaacgtttgtggcaaggtttctccacccacaaggagtatattgtattatccggttctccggggactcatccaccgacggattgactggactcgtccaccttacggacacgccgaggagtaggagccctaatctccgaacctcgttacatccttgtgttaaggtttggttttcttctctttcgtttctttgtattttccgctgcgctaacacgtttgtagaaagaaacgatcatttggggtcggctattcacaccccccctctctagccgagtacaaacGATCCCAACAGTTTCATGATACTATATTGCAACTTAGTGCTACCAAGAAAACTACATCACCCTTGATTTGGGAGGAAATAGTTGCAATGAGGATGATCATTGATGAGACAATACTTGACACTACTGATCCTTCATTACAAGAAGTTGCTAAGAGAATGGAGAGTAAGTTCAATAAGTATTGGGGTAATCTTGAGAAGGTGAACAAGCTTATTTTCCTAGGTCACATTCTAGATCCTCGTTATAAACTTCAAATGATTGGGATCCATTTGGGAGATATGAAATTGGATGCTAGTAAAATACAATCCTTTGTTGACAGTTTAAAGAATTGTCTAATGGAGTTGTATCATGCATATAAAGGGAATTCATCTTTGGATCATATTAATGGGATTGATGATGGCGATGTAGATAAAGATTTGATGGAAATGTATAAGAATGATCCCATTAAACTAAACTATCATATGAAAATGGCTCAACTAAGAAAAGCTCAAAAGCAAGCAGAAATAACCAATGAGGTGGACAAGTACTTCTCGGATCCTTTTGTGAAATGGAGCTCAAACTTCGATATTTTGGAATTGTGGAAAGGAAATACAACGACATTTCCAGTCTTGTCTAAGATTGCCAAGGATATTTTTTCAATCCCTTCATCTACTGTTGCTAGTGAGAATGCTTTTAGCCTTGGGAGGAGGGTTGTAGATCCATTTAGGGCATCATTGCATCCCAAAATGGTGGAGGCACTTGTATGCACTAGTGACTGGCTTAGAGGTGAAGAAATTAACTTATATAAGGAGCCGACAGAAGATGAATTCAACTTTTATAAGGATTGTGAAGAAGTGGTCACAAGTAAGTCAATATTTAACTTGCTTATCTTGGTATAGAGACTATAGACTATAGAATATAAATTATGCTTATATGATATTTGTTGTTTGTAGGTACCCTCATTACTTAATTGTGGATGCTCCTGCTTACCAATAAAGGCAGATATTGAAGAATATGAATATCATCAGCAGTagtgttttgtgaatgatgatctTTAAGACATCTACTTAGTTATCCTCATTTATGAACATTTGTATCTTTTTATTTCTGACTGTTGCAGTGTTGCTATCTCCATCAATGAACATTTTCTCCATCAATGTTGTTATAAAACTTATGTTGTTTGCTTGTAGTTATTTTAGAGGTTtatctatttgtttatttttgattttctaGTTCTGTGGATTTGATTGATAGTAAGTTGTCTTGGACTTCATTGGACCAATGATCTCCTGGCtgtgggtatctggatcggtcaacagaccgatccagtgacgccaaggctatctgatcggtctggtgaccgatcagtaaccacacagaatgtttctgtgggatatctgatcggtctggtgaccgatcagtaatgaaACAGAAGGAAGCAAGGCGATCTGGGAgttggggatcggtctggggaccgatcagcctagggtctgatcggtccacagaccaatcagcctagggtctgatcggtccacagaccgatcaggagattcccggaccgatcaggatggagcctgatcggtccaggcctagccgttgcgacacaacgactatctctgcttcgtctgttttcgtctgttcttcttcgcaggttgcagGGAGATACCAGATGATATAAGACCTCTACAGTGAAGAACGAAAAAAAACACTGGAAGAGCTGCTtctgctaattcttcttcttcctcttgagctttgctgagctctcggtttgctgaagcttcgcgtgagcttcagtTCCAGATTTGATTTAAACAGATTTCTTCTTCATCATGGATTTTCTCTGCTTCCTGCAGTATAACAGCAGGATCCTCTTCTTCCAAAATTACACTTCTTTTGGTTTATACTGGTAGATTTACAATATTTCTGGTAGTTTGATAATATCTCAGTACTGATATAGACTCAAAATACTGCTGTATAGTGAAAATATTTGAACATTCGGGATATCATCTCCTTACCCGATCGGATCCCGAACATTCGGGATCCCGAACATTCGGGTCCCGACATTTGTCGGGTACGAGATCGGGAGAAAAAATTGATTCTCAATTTTTATTGGGATGGGAATTGGGTAAGATTGTTACGGGACTGGTCCCTACCCTATTCCAACCCTAGGCCCACCTCAATCGCCGTAGCTGTGAATAAAAAAGGTGGCGACGTATTACAAGTTCAATCTAATGCTTAACTTACTAGGAAAGACGAATTAAAAAACTAAGAAATAATTTGTGTACGAAAACTTTTCGCTTTTATTTAGTAACGCGGGAAGGATCTTTTATTATTTCAGGAATTTATGCATGTCAGATCCATTGGTTAACAAATTTTCTCGCGCCTTCCCTGTCCTCAACCTCGCGAGCACGAGTATTCGAGTAACGGGCGTCCCCTCATGGCCGCTTATGCTCACGAGCGGCGGACGTCCCCTCTCATGACCGCTCGCGGGCCCTGGAGGGCAGCCCCCACTGCTCGGACGGAACACCACTTTCCATCATTCTTTCCTCGTCACTCGCTGCCCTCCACCAATCGGTCCTGCACAGTCACCTCACTTGACCGCTCGCCGCGAGCTCGCGAATGCTCACCGGCCTCCTCGCTCATGGAACAAATGAAAGAAGGCAAGAAGTAGTTACAAGGCACTTCGAGGTAACAGAAGCAGCCACTGATTGATTTGCTCATAAGATGATCAGAAGGATCTCTTGTGAAGTCATGCATTGCATTGCTTGTCAAGAAGAAGCAAGCATTTCTTCTACTTCTTGCCTTCTTAAGGGCGGAGCCCAAATTTGTAGCCTGTCGGGCCTATATATAAATTACCTCCCCAATTATTCTCGGGCTAAAAGTTCTTTCTTTtaattgaaaaattcaaaatcaatctaATAAGCAGATAAAGTTAACATAATCatatttttagtattttaatTAAATCCgtttaggaattttaaatttatccatctgtttccttttttttaggatttttttatttaaattaggaaattaAGGCATATATGTtaggatttatttattttttatattcttagtaatttagttatttttgataatttttatatatttttaggaattttaaaattacGAGCCTTTTTCCCTTTTATCAGATTCCTTTCTCCGCTTGACTTGTTCCTTAAGCCATAAGGCATACGGCTGTGGCGGTGGCTCCGCCTGATCCACAACCTTCGAAATCCCAGTGATTTTATTATATAGAGAGATTAAGCATGCACTTTTTGAGCATCAATACCGTGTACTAAGGTGGAGAGAAGCGGAAGAGTCTAGTTCTTGTGAGTTGTGTTTCGTCTAGAGAAGCGGAAGAGGTTAGTTCTTAAAGCTGTGCTCTGTTTGAATGTCTCGatcaaagatatttttttttacacaCACACATTATTAAGTGCATATCAAAAGCGTACCAGAAGACTCATGGCCGACGAACCGACGATCCACTCCTTGCTCGGCGCGGTCGAAGACGGCGATCCAATCCCCGTCAACGACGATGAGACGCTGGCGCAGGAACTCCAACTTCAAGAGCTTCTAGTAGTCATTTCACCGCCTTCGATCGCCTCGTTCGGCCGGCAAGACACAGTCATCGAGCAAGGGGAAACTTCTGGTTACGTTAATTCCTATATACTATTTAATTTGTGTATTTATATTGttcatttgatttgatttgattttgttgTCGCCTGTGAATGTATAATCCATTCTGAGCAGGGACCAAATCAGACGAATTCGATTGCAACATCTGCATGGAAACGAAGGCACTGACTGAACAATTCACCACAGAGGGTTGCCCCCACGCGTTCTGCAACAGCTGCATGAGCCAGTACATCGCCGCGCAGGTCGAAGCCAACGTGGCGACCGTCAAATGCCCCGATCCACAGTGCAAAGACTCGACGGCGCCCGCGCTGCATCCGGACACGTGCCGCTCGATCCTGCCCGAGGCCGTGTTCGACCGGTGGGGCATGGTCCTGTGCGAGTCGGCCCTCGGCCCCAGCAAGTTCTACTGCCCCTTCACCGACTGCTCGGCGCTGGTCGTGAAGGAGGAAGAGGACGTAGAGATGACCGACGCGATGTGCCCGCACTGCGAGAGGGAACTGTGCGCGACGTGCCGGGTGGCGTGGCACAAGGGAGTTACCTGCGAGGAGTTCCAGCGGCTCGACGAGGGGGAGAGAGGGCGGGAGGATCTGCTGATGATGGAGTTGGCGAAGAACAGCAAGTGGCAGAGGTGCCCGGAGTGTAAGGTGTTCGTCGAGAGGATCGCCGGCTGCAGGTTCATGAGCTGCAGGTGCGTGATCTTGCTATTTTTGCCTAAAAATCATTCAAATTTACTCGTTTGAGCAATATCTTTGTCGATGCAGGTGCGGGCATTTCTTCTGCTACGACTGTGCATCGCCAATGCAGCAGAACAATCACTCCTGTGCCAAGTGTGATCGGATTTAGGCGATCacggatcctctggtccgtagAACGCGATTCAGAAGCTTCACTAATGATGAAGAATGATTCATCCTCTAGGAGCGAGactaataagaaaatttaatttcttataAATTGTGTTTTAGTCTTTTTGTTTATTTGAATTCAGAACTCAAATTTCTCTAAATTGACAAGGAACGAAGCCCCTA
This window of the Zingiber officinale cultivar Zhangliang chromosome 3B, Zo_v1.1, whole genome shotgun sequence genome carries:
- the LOC121968655 gene encoding probable E3 ubiquitin-protein ligase RNF144A-A, whose protein sequence is MADEPTIHSLLGAVEDGDPIPVNDDETLAQELQLQELLVVISPPSIASFGRQDTVIEQGETSGTKSDEFDCNICMETKALTEQFTTEGCPHAFCNSCMSQYIAAQVEANVATVKCPDPQCKDSTAPALHPDTCRSILPEAVFDRWGMVLCESALGPSKFYCPFTDCSALVVKEEEDVEMTDAMCPHCERELCATCRVAWHKGVTCEEFQRLDEGERGREDLLMMELAKNSKWQRCPECKVFVERIAGCRFMSCRCGHFFCYDCASPMQQNNHSCAKCDRI